From Solanum stenotomum isolate F172 chromosome 2, ASM1918654v1, whole genome shotgun sequence:
tatatgtccctaaaccCTTTAGCAATattgaatctaatgacacttaactaatgccggtaaaaactttaacactctttattaatgtctatttattgccactaaaagttatttttgttatagtgtgAAGGAAAGGGTAGTAAGAATAATGGGTAGACAACAATATTGATCTATATGATTCATACGTaataacaacatattcaatataatcTCATCAAGTCAAGTCTGAAAAAgataacttatatatataagtCTAAATTATTTTCGATAAATCCTCGATTCAATATAtatagtaggcgtttggccatgcgataccatatcgcgatatggtatcgtgagatggaatcagtgtttggacatgcgattttacgctgattccatctcatgattccatatcatgagatgtgattccatcttctccaaaaaccatgatatggaattatatggtaattccatatcatgatttgagatattttaatacaaaaattgatccacaagtttatattttgttaaaacaatcccacatttatatctactaattaaccatttatttcatatgtaaataaaatttataatcacatcattactttttaaaatttattattctcaccgacataaaatttattattctcatcaacatatagtcactttaactcacaccaaccgattgtttaatatagttgcggatgatattgGCCAACAAAttgctcaaagtaacaatgttggttcgtcttctcggtcacatgatcgagaaatgcaagttcaacgtgaggaaattgtccgtactatgtgggaggattatattaaagactagtacactacaatttatgttcaattttttttattaaattaaagttagatgaaacaattacttaagtggagaacaaatagctttgtaataatttattatgagaACAAATAGAATGAAGAAGTcatcaatataaaaaaagatgaaaagaaaagaataattgCAGGCATTTTCTTTAGTGGgtacaaaaaataatgttataaaAAATTAACGAGGGTTCAATTATGTATGTATCACATACTAGAAAgtgtttaaaatttatgataattgttacgcctcgagcctacaccctggacgtggctggcactcggagaccatcgTTGGCCCCAAGCggacccttggcctggcttacttaactcagcggaagacttaactcaacagaataaactcaatgcaatagtttaaatgataacatcttagccaaaatgacaacttatgtctcaaaataaagtatctgcaaatacatagatgagagactcaatactaactgtctGACTTTCTATGAAGCCTCTGTAATACTGAGatagatgttgggacagaccccacaacattctaataaagcaaaactaggaaagcgaaataacagagtcctccggaatgcaaggagactcaccactgactctggagtgctcaactggatcaacggcgtgtaGATGCTGATCTTGGTTATCTGTGTcggcatcataataagatgcaggccaactgacatcagtacattgaatgtacgagtatgcgagttggaaagctaattaaacaacaacttaagcttgaaaggagtacaaatgaacacttaccttggctctgtttaactcatgaataattgaactcaatataaagcaataagacacatgcaatatatataaagcttgtaaaacagtgtaaacaacttagttcgttaaagataaagcaataacaaactcaattttacttaaatataaaagtaatataacttttgtggagattctctaaccgacaatcaccaccATGAGCCTAAgtagtgatacaacgtcttgcccacgctgtcagaactatcctatactttgccgtcatatagaactcttaacttagtggattcactagtctatgctaaaagcatcttaaggagtcatctaaaaagtatgatcctttactacccatgatggctacatgatttatggagacttgagttaatatgaactcgcatccccatatcggtgctcaatactactcccaaaatatacttagctcatatgtttgtaaaaacaaacctctttctttgaattgaggtaattactcaaaacttatcttaaaagctctcttggaatcgatgttccctttcttgctcaaatgtgaaaacatttataaactctttgggaatacttagtccctttatagctttttgagaaatgaactcaactctttactctttgcttaacttgaaacttgagccttaaaacgaagttaaaacgttttttaaagactcttgaaaactttaagaaactttgcttcgacttgcttcttaacttctagacttgactcttaacttctttgactttgatcctaactttccttgaattgaattatggattcaaggttcagtatctcatgtttatggatgatttcatgatgtttgaatgtaccttagagtgttggaatcaactagaaaacataggtacatcgcttaggaacaagtacgaaaaggtggggaacgaatggggagaactggcgtacctggcgctctgagaggcgcagggcgccagccctcaaacttcagagaagtcTGACTGAtgctctggctggcgcgacatgccagaggccaaacttcagagaagtttttgtggcgctctggcaggcgcgacTCCCAGCCCTTTTTGCCCAACGACTTCCGACTTTTCTCTTCCGTTTTGCATCTCTAAACTCCCCTAACTTCCATaattctttccccaaacacttaggatccattgtaccctcaatatacaaccaatctaacttgaaaaaaaacccagaaacatgaatcaattcacccccaagcatcaacaactcaaccaactataattctacaatttgttcttcaagaacctcacttcttcaacatgtacACAACTCAAAATCAATGGATTGAAACAAGTtagtgtgtgggtgaactaacccaacaagaaaagatctcacataccttaatagggatcgcccccgacgaattccactccaaacgcttgacgttcttggcgaaatcttgtcttttctccctttcttcttttctctcttctccaagccctaagcgtatttctcaattctccaaacTGACTAACTcatgtttttaccccaataaaaccctaaaaaagaattaggaaattaattagagaaaagactactttgcccttccctaaatccggattgAGACTTCCctcaatccaacagcccaactttcggaaggcatatctcactcacaCAATGTCGGAATTtcgcaaactcggtggcgttggaaagatctctccaagggctttccaaccatatcaagagaTGCTCCTAACTcctcctgagctaggagttatgaccgtttgaaaatggccaaaactcactttcttaacttagacaaaaattttcagatttccttattctttccaaaaatcaatattgtaaactctttatagtcatttctaggtgcgagatgttacaataagTTTCCtttattaaaaaagatattcataaattaaataataaaataaatttaacattAGATAAACCTGGAGGTAGGTCTCTGAGATTATCccttttgtttatttgataagattgaataaataatttgggttattttaattgttttacaacttatgagatttttatgtttatgagaaaatatacaacacaaaaatttcatatagcatgtccaaacaaaacttcaatttcatctcatgattccatatcatgataccatattatgattccatatcatgataccatatcgcatggccaaacggtcccatagtatatatatatatatatatatatatatatatatatatatatggtcatGTGAATTAGATCCGATTAGATTAAAGaacaataattaatagaaaaatcgATTACGGAACTTCTTTTCCAGTCAAAGTCAGTCGACTGCCTTACTCAGAAGAAATTTGCTTATTTGAATATTTTCGTAGCAACACGCTGTCAcgtttacatatattttttgaatattaattatcttttttatttatatcttaaaatatagttttttattaattaaatatttattctatctATATGTCATTACCCTATAATTGATGTATTATAGTCTTGAACggctaaaataataattattttaaaaaattatgacagATAATTTGAGACACTGAGAAAGTAGTTGAAAGTACAACTAATAATTGACCAAAATTATTCTCCTATAAATTAAAGCTCATTGGTCCTATTGAGAAAATTCACAACACACAGAAAAATAAAGTCAGCTTTAGCTAATTCAGTGCAGAGAAATGAAGAGTAAGATTAGAGTTTTATTTGAATCATTTATATCATGTGGAAAACCTTCTAAAGGTATGTTGGAACATATTGAAGGTTATAATCTTTTAATTTCAACAGCTTAATTCAATGTTCTATTTTCTTAAGTAGGAATTTTCAACGAAAAAAGTGCTCTCTAAATCAAGCTTCTTTTACTTAGAGAAATATTTATATTGCTTATATTCAAGAGTGAAAAAGTTTATCCAAATTGGATTTGGCTCCCCTCCGATACAAGATCTCTTCATTTCTTCAAGTATGCTCTTATAATTTTGACATGTGTTCATTATTAGAAATAAAGTTTTCTCTATCACAAATTAGTAGAAAATTTATgctataaaatatgatttttaatgtTCATTCATTTTTCCATCGAATCAACTCAATACTTGTACCAGAGGGGAGCCAAATCCGTTTAAATTTACCTCTGAAGTATTTGATTTGTCATGTATTTACCATTTAGTCCATGAATGCTCGATGAACTTAATTTCTCTCTTATTTGTCCCTCTTTCTGATGGTTATCTAGCTTAGCTCAGACAATTGTCACTGTGAACTTGAAGTTTAGTGACGGAGTCAAAAATTTTACTAAAGAgtgttaaatataaaaaagaaataaatatacattaaaaataacataagaaatatatatgCAATAATTTGAACAATTACTCTGAATTGAATTGTCTTAAATGTTAGGTGCAGAGGTCTGTCTTATTATGAATTAATTTGTCTTAAATGATAGGTGGGgttatattttaaactttttctctctagaaaaataatcatgaattgacGTGTCAGTAAGATTCACATAGCTATTCCAACTTGTTTGAGATtgaaaagtaataatattaGTAATGAGAGGAGCCACCTTGAGCGAAGTATAATCCAAtacataccttttttttttcttgggaaAATTACATGGTgtttagaaattaaaattttaactattgTGAATGTATAGCTAATTTTACATACCTTTCGTTAAATTCCTGATTTTGTCGGATCGACGGTAGTATACACTAACATAGTAACACTAGTACTATATTGTGAAACTCATTTTGATATATACTTTCTTCAAACTCGTCTAAACCAGGAAATGACAAAGACCAAGAACCAGTTCCTCTAGATGAATCCACAATAGATGAACAAGGACAAAGACAAGAACTAGAACAAGAACATCAAGATAAACCAAAAGATTATGCACAAAGACAAGGATTACTAGTGAAAGATGAACAAAAAAATGCACAATTAGGGCAAATGGTGGAAAATGCAAAAGTAGAACAAGTAGAAAGGGTGTTTGTAATGGAATCTAGagtaaaaataacaacatataGAAACATTGGAACAACTTCACAACAAGCAAAACGTTCACGCCAACGACCACCTCCTGGTTTTAAGACCGGCAGCAGGGATCTTATGTGAAAATTCAATGTCGTCTCGTTTGTTGTTACGtattatttcataatgtattatattattatgttgtattgtattgttttgatatgaaTATACAATAATTTGATATATTGTATTGTTTCTCGGCGTCATTATACATAATGTTAGACATCCACAATTTGAAGGATAAACATATAAGGACTAGTGGCAATAAATTTTCCTATCTGTTGCTACAAATATATTTAGTGGCAGTTGAGTTGAGTCGCTAAAGCCTTTATAAGCGGCATTTATACAGTGTTGgttataaatatacatatttattattattgtcgcTGATTATAATATAGCGACAATTAGGGGTAGTTTAGTTGGGAACAAGCTATCTCATAATTAATTATCCCCAAATAAGTTATTCCAAAATAAGTTGTTATTAATTccaccatgtatatgagatCTCATCACTAAGGTATAACTGGTGAGATAAATAATCTAAGGATTACCTAATACTTTCAACCAAACacaagataaaataatcatgCATTTTATCCTGAGATTATTATACTTTATACCTCACACAAAACAACTTCTTATTTGTTGCTGCTAAATCCTTTATTTGTTGTAGTAAAGTACAATATAGAACTATCGTAAAAAGTACGGTAAAGGACAAAATACTATTGACAATCATAAACAGAGTCAAAATGAAGGGAAAAATATAAGGTAATGTCCGAATTACTCCAAATCGATCGTTAGATAAAATGCAACcttttcaatattatatatataaatcaaaataaacattaaatttagcCTTCTATCACAACCAAATATATCGAAAATAATTAACCACCCAAACAACCTGTAATTAGTGTTTCTTATTTGCTTGGTCAAGTATTTGTCCTGGTCATTCTTTAATCATAGTTGGGGCAGTTAATAGGTGAATggatatataaaagaaataaaatataaagaacatGTGAAAGAAATAATAACCACTACCTTCTTGACTTTATAGCcactaattgataataataaagaaagcaTAAATTAGAGAACTAAATACTATGATCATCACATAATTTGTAATCTATATATACtctataacaataaaataatacaaaaatataaaagtcaaaaagaaaattgagttataaaccTCAAAACTTCCTTTTAATTGAGTTCTAATGATTCCAAGGGAAAATTAGATTGGGTGTGAATTAATATGCCAGGTAACATTCAAGCTATTTGTGCGataaatctatctatatatatgtgtattttCTCTCAACGATAGTCATTTCagatatatcatcaataaagcaAAAAAAGGACAGACAGAAAGTGCGCCTTGAAAAAGATCAAtctattatttctaaaataactTTTGTTAAATGATCTTTTCACATGAAAACTGTCGAATCACTAAGACCAACTTTCGTTTTTGTTCtccattttaatattaaaatggaCAATTCTCTAACAACGAGTAAAGTAGAGAAAAAGATTAGGTGGGAATTCCATTTCCAGTAAAAGTTACTGTTTTACTAAGTGGAGGTTCAATGCAgagcacaccttcattatgcatagtAGTCTTCCTTCAACTGATAGACTCTCTTggttaatattaaaatgaatgGGAGATTGTTGGTTAttgagcattttaatattattttttatattaaatttgctCATTATTTTGGTGCCTTAATATTGCCTAATTACGCATGAATTGGCCATTGACTTAGTGGTCATAAAATGCTGGCAGAAACGTTCCAGTGAACGTTGGAATTGGGCAGCATGTTCATTTGCCGTTGGATGCATTTGTTACactctctttattttcattctttactCTTTCATTATCCTTGTAAAATATATAACTCCTAAGaccattatcttcactatttactacaccattatcttcctattcattgctaggaagacttcttctagtataaatagtggtggtcttcatttggtttgtggAATATACAACACATAAGAAAAAGATAGAGAGGAaaaagtttgtcaaaaagagagttcttattagttgaagggaggtgctcttttttgtggagctttggactcaactcttgtccagagttgttgagttgtACTTTGTgaaggctgttgtatcctggagggaacaagtcaagaggactattgctggaccggtgaaaacatttgctgcagtgggcttgaatctccttaaagagagcgagatattcgcgcctcagcctgaagagatttctgtttcttcattttatttcaattgtatcttgtattttttgttatcttgtaagtttttcactaacataaatctatctatttatatatatatatatatatatatgttttctcTCAGCGATAGTCATTTCAGATATATCATCGATAAAGTAAAAAAAGGACAAACAGAAAGTGCGCCTTGAAAAAGATCAAtctattatttctaaaataactTTTGTTAAATGATCTTTTCACATGAAAACTGTCGAATCACTAAGACCAACTTTCGTTTTTGTTccccattttaatattaaaatggaCAATTCTCTAACAACGAGTAAAGTAGAGCAAAAGACTAGGTGGGAATTCCATTTCCAGTCAAAATTCCAATATAGTCAATTGTTTTATTCAAGAGACgtacttattttaatattttagtacTAACACGCTGTCACGTAGTTTCCTTGGATTCTTGAATATTACTAATTTACAAAATCACATTGTTCTTATGCtctattaaaatatacaataaataaaaagtactaataAATGACAACAATTATTCTCTTGTATATATACAGAAAAATAATTGTGCCTTGTGATAATTcataatacacacaaaaaagaaaGTTGAGTGCATAGAAATGAAGAGcaaaattatacttatatttgaatCCTTCATATCATGTGGAAAACCTTCTAAAGGTATGTTAGgatatatatattgaagatTATAATCTTTTCTagaaattaatttgatataatgTTCTACTTCATTTAATTTCGTAtactatttcttttttacatTTAACCC
This genomic window contains:
- the LOC125854676 gene encoding uncharacterized protein LOC125854676, giving the protein MKSKIRVLFESFISCGKPSKGNDKDQEPVPLDESTIDEQGQRQELEQEHQDKPKDYAQRQGLLVKDEQKNAQLGQMVENAKVEQVERVFVMESRVKITTYRNIGTTSQQAKRSRQRPPPGFKTGSRDLM